Genomic segment of Salvia splendens isolate huo1 chromosome 12, SspV2, whole genome shotgun sequence:
TATCGGCCCGACCGGGTAAACCCTAGGGCTTTTTCCCGCCATCGAATCGATAGCATACGATTCGAATTCGTAGAAAGTATTTACCACAATTCCATCCGTCTCCGATATTCtcttaaaataattcaaaaacaCGTCGGCGATCGGGCCGCCATCGACGAACACCGCCGGCAGCACCTTCGCCGGAACGGGGAGAGAAAAGCAGGGCACCGGAAGCTCAGAATCGGAGTTTTTAAACTCCGAGAGCTCCTTATTCTCGTCGAACTTCAACGAGACCACGTATTGAAACAGGCCTAACGTGCACGCGCCAGAGGTGAAGAAGCAGTAGGCCGGAATGGCGAATTCTCGGGCGAGGTCGATGAATTTGAGGCAGAACATGTCGAGCACGACTCCGGCGATCGGGATATCGCGGCGGCGCTGGTCGATTATGTCTCTGACGTTTGTGATCTGGTTGTCGATGAGGTCGAAGAGGGAGGTTTTCGACTGCGGGGACCAGTCGCCGGGGATGGGGAGGGGGACGAAGGCGAGGCGGggggaggcggaggcggagatTTTGGCGGTGTAGGTGTCGACGGTGGTGTCGTTGGGGAGCTGCATGGTGAGGATGGTGATGGAGAGGCGGGCGTCGCGGTCGAGGAGGAGCTTTGAGGTTTGCACGGTGGCGACGAGGTGGCTCAGCCCCGGAGATGGGATGAATACTAGCTCGAATTTCTCCATTTTCCGGCGGCTGTTTGGATTAGTTTGTTGTGGTTGTTTTGTGAAAGAGATAAGGTAGCTAGGATGAGGTTTCAAGGAACAACGAAGAATATCTTTTACTCCTTGTCTACCTATATAAGGCAAATATGACCTGgcaagaattttaaaaaatatagagtAGTAGAAAATGCACgagaaaaaattagtaaaaagtgGGTCTACTTTTATATTCATCTagttttatagtgaaatatgagtgagataaagttaggggaatgtgagatccattaACAAAGcagtaaaaaaaacaatatttattggtggacgaacaaaaataacaaaatgagacACTTAGTGGACGGGGGAGTAAATAATAATcgtaaaataaattgaatatttttgtcAGTTATGTATTTTGATAAAGTTATAATTATAATACAAAttgaaatatattaaaaaattataaatttgtttatcaaattttattttcttttatttattatagtttACGAGTATATATCTATTGAATGATTTTAGAATCACATTAAATACtaaattactatttattatttaaatactactatgtagatttaattgatcttcttgtaattattttttagaaaattcAATCATACAGAATAAAATCGAAAAACAATACAAATCAATATAAAGTTTTGAATCAAAATTAACTAGGTAAACATGTTAAatgaatttatataaaataacaaGACACAACCTTGTGAGCATCATTTTTTAACACCATTCTTATTCGGGTGAGAAATTTAATTCCACATGAGTTTTTAGGGTGAGAAATTTCGGAAAAGGGATTaatttcgctgacctttcgaaatTTAACATTAAATTCGTTGACTTTTTGAAATATGGGATCGAGGCATGCAAATTTTTCAGAACAAGGGATTTTCGAGTTTTTCtcctttttatcttcttttctcTTATTATTTTCCCTATAATATTTATGAACTTAACTATCCCCAGTAATAATTTTACCCCAATTCTTATATTTTTCATCTCAATTCTAAAACATCTCGTTTTCACCCAAACGCAAGGATGCATTATCAATTCAAGTTCCTGTGCTTATCTTAATTAAGGGGCATCAGCTACGAGTTCAAGCTTTTTTCCTCAGTCCATTTTAGCGAGAtaatgtcaaaatttgatttcTGGCTCTTACCTAATCAACTAAAAGTTTGTCATTGGAATTTCTAGCcaaagtgttttttttttgcattagtTTGTATTGCAAGTGGTattaaaaattagtactactactatgttGTTTTTTCCTAATTATTTCCTTCTGTTGTGAATCACGTGTGAGTAAGATAGAGTTGGGCTAGTGTTGCagccaatgttttaaaaaccggaccggcaagcgaaccggcgtcattactggttcactggttcaaccggttcactggtcgaaccattggttgaaccggaatactgtttatatatatatatatatatatatatatatatatatatatatatatatggatgtattcatttccttttcctatatttcctcctttttccttcttaatatcagccattagattagagaaatggacggtcaagatcaacattgggtaattaatcccgtgttgcattatttgtcctattttgtgcattatgagggtacaatagtaatctaataatggctggaaaccgctacgaataatgcaccacatggtcacgagtaatgcatataattggctatataatgcacaatatgtgaactgcaatgcatacgaacaagatgtgttgtgttatgatgtttgacacacgtttcttgtttcccctaagggtttaataagcttaggggctagggtatagtacgtagacatgtatgtaatcttcacatggtaacgag
This window contains:
- the LOC121759743 gene encoding anthocyanidin 3-O-glucosyltransferase 2-like is translated as MEKFELVFIPSPGLSHLVATVQTSKLLLDRDARLSITILTMQLPNDTTVDTYTAKISASASPRLAFVPLPIPGDWSPQSKTSLFDLIDNQITNVRDIIDQRRRDIPIAGVVLDMFCLKFIDLAREFAIPAYCFFTSGACTLGLFQYVVSLKFDENKELSEFKNSDSELPVPCFSLPVPAKVLPAVFVDGGPIADVFLNYFKRISETDGIVVNTFYEFESYAIDSMAGKSPRVYPVGPILDLSSQSNEDDAKKWLDNQPEKSVIFLCFGTMGSFGKEQVREIALALENSGCRFLWSLRKPGAMGGRLVVEYEDFGEVLLEGFLDRTKGVGRVIGWAGQVAVLAHKAVGGFVSHCGWNSTMESVWFGVPVATFPLYAEQQLNAFQLVKELEMAEMIRLDYKMDFRGEESPEIVGAGEIEGAIRRLMGAEGDEVRRKVEEMRKKGRAALEEGGSSYKAQTLFIEDVIRNIS